A single genomic interval of Eurosta solidaginis isolate ZX-2024a chromosome 3, ASM4086904v1, whole genome shotgun sequence harbors:
- the LOC137245057 gene encoding dnaJ homolog subfamily C member 21, protein MKCYYEELGVPRDANDADIKIAYRKLALRWHPDKNPDSANEAKERFQLIQQAYEVLSDPQERAWYDNHRDQILRGKNSDYTEKCLDVFEYFTSSCFKGYDDDEKGFYAVYREVFNKIAAEDAEFMDDENEVGDIRTFGDSKSSYDDVVAPFYAYWQSYCTKKTYTWLCPYDVKEIKDRRVLREVEKEMKKLVQKARKERNEEVRNLVSFVRKRDKRVQAYRKLLEERAELNRKKQEQNRLEQIRKRQRELQEMREQNKQNDQHKNDDYEAQLKQLAQDYGDSSAEEDSDDTGDEEEDVEGNENEEVESTEEYFYVDDLYCVACNKMFKNDRAYENHESSKRHREALERMKVEMQAEEEAFQENNEDVQESEEEVLDSQTGDSADEKTVAQSDKREVVDGNTEIQSDDASAAEELVVSIKSKKSKKARKNAKLNKSQVPGTEDDNEHEDEAVAADFLEQAKIADSDEEDWSNSAKKSARKNKSKKQNKKTAARDEEVIKTNEDEIKMEPKKADPKATQQKKPPKTQTEQNLVGDSTDEDEGHAVKKPTSKSKSKASESSSSAASSNHVCVTCNANFPSKNKLFSHLKIMNHGVYIPKATNDTHTTAAEGSKSKKSKGKRK, encoded by the exons ATGAAGTGTTACTACGAAGAATTGGGAGTACCACGCGACGCCAACGATGCTGATATAAAGATAGCATATAGGAAATTGGCGCTACGTTGGCATCCAGACAAAAATCCCGATTCGGCCAACGAAGCCAAAGAACGTTTCCAATTAATACAACAAGCATACGAAGTGCTGTCCGATCCACAAGAGCGCGCTTGGTACGATAATCACCGTGATCAAATATTGCGCGGCAAAAACTCTGATTATACTGAAAAATGTTTGGATGTCTTTGAATATTTCACCTCATCCTGCTTCAAGGGATATGACGATGACGAGAAAGGTTTTTATGCCGTATACAGGGAAGTTTTCAATAAGATAGCTGCAGAAGATGCTGAATTTATGGACGATGAAAATGAGGTAGGAGATATACGAACATTTGGTGATTCGAAAAGTAGTTATGATGATGTCGTGGCACCATTTTATGCTTATTGGCAGTCATATTGTACTAAGAAAACTTACACATGGTTGTGTCCATATGATGTTAAAGAGATTAAAGATCGACGAGTGCTGCGAGAGGTTGAGAAGGAGATGAAGAAATTGGTGCAAAAAGCGCGTAAGGAGCGCAATGAAGAG gtacGAAACTTGGTATCATTTGTGCGCAAGCGAGACAAGCGCGTACAAGCCTACAGAAAGTTGTTAGAAGAACGTGCTGAGCTTAACAGAAAGAAACAAGAACAAAATAGATTGGAGCAGATACGTAAACGACAGCGTGAGCTTCAAGAAATGCGTGAACAGAACAAGCAAAACGACCAACACAAGAACGACGATTATGAAGCGCAACTCAAGCAATTGGCACAAGATTATGGCGACAGTAGCGCAGAAGAAGATTCAGATGATACTGGTGATGAAGAAGAAGATGTAGAGGGAAACGAAAATGAAGAGGTAGAAAGTACAGAAGAATACTTTTATGTAGATGATCTTTATTGTGTAGCATGTAATAAAATGTTCAAAAACGATCGCGCTTATGAAAATCATGAAAGCAGTAAAAGGCATCGTGAAGCCTTGGAACGAATGAAAGTTGAAATGCAAGCTGAAGAAGAAGCTTTTCAAGAAAATAATGAAGATGTGCAAGAAAGCGAGGAGGAGGTACTTGATAGTCAGACGGGCGATTCGGCAGATGAAAAAACAGTAGCACAAAGTGATAAGCGTGAGGTAGTGGATGGAAACACAGAAATACAATCAGATGATGCGAGTGCAGCCGAGGAGCTCGTTGTAAGCATAAAATCGAAAAAGAGTAAAAAGGCGCGTAAAAATGCCAAACTAAACAAATCACAAGTGCCTGGCACAGAAGATGACAATGAACACGAAGACGAAGCTGTAGCGGCCGATTTTCTAGAGCAAGCCAAAATTGCTGATAGTGATGAAGAGGACTGGAGTAACAGTGCCAAAAAATCTGCAcgtaaaaataaaagcaaaaagcaaaataaaaagacTGCAGCAAGAGATGAGGAAGTAATTAAAACTAATGAAGACGAAATAAAAATGGAGCCGAAAAAAGCGGATCCTAAAGCGACGCAGCAAAAGAAGCCGCCAAAAACTCAAACTGAGCAAAACCTTGTCGGTGATTCTACAGATGAAGATGAAGGTCACGCAGTTAAAAAGCCAACGTCTAAGTCAAAATCAAAAGCCAGTGAATCCTCCTCCTCTGCTGCCAGTTCCAACCATGTGTGCGTTACATGCAACGCGAATTTTCCTTCTAAGAATAAACTATTTTCACATCTAAAAATTATGAATCATGGCGTTTATATACCGAAAGCGACGAATGATACGCACACAACAGCAGCGGAGGGTAGCAAAAGTAAGAAGAGTAAAGGTAAAAGGAAGTAG